The sequence CCAAAATGTCTACTTTTGGTCTTAAATTGTaggcaaaacccaaaaacatatCATCCCTTAAAACCAAAATTTCCAAacaatccaaacacaaaaccaaaaccccaataaaattcaattcataaaaggtaaaacctaaaaaaaagatccacacaaaaaaccaaaattttactaAGAGAATCTCTGTGATCTTGCCAGAAAAGTTTCCAATCATTCATTggtcaacaaaagaaaagacaagatTCACTGCTGGATTCACCGGCTTCATAACCAAACTCCGCCGTGTGTCTTCTTTGCCGCCGCAAACTTCTTCAAATCTGGGAGTATTTGATGTGTAGGGAAGGACACATGAAGAGCTTGCATGTGTTTGGACAGAGGCGGTGGAGGCAACAGGTCTGTGACAGAGAGGACTGGAGTGGTTAGGGTGTTGAAGTAAGGTggggctgggaaaaaaatttaaacagaAGTCACCTGGCCTTTGACATcgttagtgaattttttttatttgacagGTGGCTGAAATTTAAACGAGGAATCTAAGAAACTgtacctaaggtactgtacctaagttttgcccttattaataactcacttttttttcacCTCCACTCATTCGCTTTTACTTGGAGAAACAATAAAGACataaaaaagtgaagaaaagcgaagaagaagatgattaGAGGAACACAGACGTACAAACCATGAAGAAAAATGGAATGCTAAGCAGAAAAGAAACCGAGATACGAGAGAGATGCATCAGATTGtggaatttgttgaaaaattatcTTAGGTGAgtgaaaaattacaaagaaatcTATGTTTTTGTTTCGGGCCGATATCCATTTACGGCCAAAATCCGGTATTTCTTCCGGTACAGCCGAAACACTCCTGGTATTATCGGTATAAAATGAGGATGTTTCTGTACCGTTTCAGGTACCGGTATAAAAAATATCGACTGTAACAGTCGGTACGGTACGATACAAAACTCACTACCTTGCCATTGatgcaacaaatttttattaattttcgtTTGAGTTCActaataacataattttttttacttactaataactattcatcacattagcaatttgtaaaaaaaaaaattataaatttgttgatGGCTTTACCATTTTCATTGGTCAAAACttcatataaattaaaaaatgttagaTTACATAAATGAGCTTGGTAACTAAGACAATAAAAGGCCATAAATTTCTCCTTTGTAATTTTCCAATTGCAACATATAAATGGCAAGGTTTTCCCTCCTTCCATGGCAATAATAAATTTGGAGAAAGTCAATGGATACAAAACATTTGACACATGTTGATGAGGTAGTTAGTGGGGTTAGTGGTGTACGCAAATAAGAACTATTAAAAACATACCAACTGGACTGGTATGAAAaatgtgtttagattttttttttttttttttggtatatagTATTACTCACAAATTTGGGCAGATTTATAAGAAGCAAAGCTCCCAATTTCAATTCCTAACAGTAAAAGGAAATAGCACATAAAGAGCCAAGGCCAGAAATATTGAAACTACAGTAGTTTTTATTGGCATCCTTCCTTTATCGCTTCTCAAGACCATGGCTTCATAAATTGGTGCAGAGTTCACAACAACAAATCCTGCTATGAACATTTGCACAAACATCTCCTCCATTTTTCTGCCCATGAAAGCCTCTGTGAGCCCTCGAACTAATGCGGCTAGGTTGATTATCGCTGACATTGTTAGTGAGACAAGCATAGGTGATGGTacaccaaaatcaaaaaccccTTGTTCATAATTTTTGCTTTGTTCATCATCGACTACTTTGTTAGTCACGTTGAAACTTGTTGTGGAAATGCCTAAACACTTGAGAAAGTACTCAAGGGATCCAAACAAGAAGCATGAGAGTCCTCTTATCATCCACATTCTTTGATCATTCCACCACCTTTGAATCGTTCCTCCCTCAAAGATAAACTCAAGAAGATGTTGCCCATAAGCTCCAAGGAAAAGAAACACGTACAAGAAAAACCATGGCTCTGATACCTGCATCTCATGTTCCAAATATATTAATCATAAAATCAATTCATTAATGTGAGTTTCTAAATCTATTATTTTACATGTATGATGCAACGAAAAAAATTTATCACTTAGCTAAAATCCACATTATAATTGTCAATATGTCAAATATTTTGGGAATTGATGCATATGAATAAAGGTGAATAAAAAGCGAAAGGTCTAAGTTTTTTGCCTGTTTGATGCAacttatttttcagttttataaaaatatattgtttgaaaaaaaaaaaaaaaaaaaaaaaaactcagagaaagtgaattttaaaaagctatacttaaaagaaaattgcGGTTTTACACTCCTAAAGTTGCAAAAGTTTATGTGAAGCCTAACcattaaacaataatttatcaTAACAATTTGTAACATGCTTATGTATACCTTTTGggattatataaaagaaaaataccttTGGGAAAATACTGACTCCATTAAGGAGAGCAAGCTGGGGGATGAAGGCATATATGGTGATTGGAATTGACCAACTAGGCCAAAAAGAATAATGTGCATAGGCAAGGCCCATAAGAAGGCCTATGGTCTTGGTGCCGAATGTTATAGGGTTATACTTCGAGAAAACCACCTCAATTAGGCCAACGGTCCATCGTTTGCATTGAACCAAAACTTCCACAAGGCTAATTGGTACGTCTCCCAAAAAGGCTGGCCTCTTAGGGTTGCAAAATATGGCCTTCCATCCCTCACCTTTTAGCCGATAGCCCGTAAAGAAGTCCTCGACCAATGAACCATATTTGAACCCAATCTATgcatttcaaattgattaattcGGTTActcattatatatatgttaattgGAAAACCCATTTGATTAAGTAAAAAGCTTtgttccatcaaaaaaaaaaaaaaaaaaaaaaaaggtaaaaagctttgattaaaagaaagaaaagaaaaaagacaatataattaataagcttacctcttttattattatttttctcttaaaattaataagctTACCTTATAGCCCCATCTTGTGCTATTCTCGAAATTGCACCCTGCTACCTTGTGTGCCAGTTCCAAAATTGGTTGGGACTGGATGTGCTTGGCCACAACATGATGCGGGTTTAATTCGGGAATTTCTGGTGAAATCATACTTGATGGACCTCCAAAGAAGGCACGTCGACAAAAAAAACATCCACTTCCTTCATAATCAGGACCGGATAATCCATCCATCCCCAATGGATTAACTATATACATGTATTTATGCTCACAAGcataaatatcattttcattgaGTCCATGAAATTTTTGAGGGAATTGAATGTATCCTAGTGTAGACCGAATTTTAGGATCTGTTAAATAACACAACACACGAATAGGTGTTTGTGGATCATTAGAGTACATGTCACAATCCAATGTCAAAATCATGGGTGCATTGGTCATTACAGCTGATACTCGTAGCTTcaatacaaagaaaaacaaattcatgAACAAAAAGTGTAAGTGAAAAATTGCAAGAATTGTAGCATGGTACAATTTGGCTAATACATAATCTAGGAAAGCTCACCAGGGCATTAAGGGCTCCTGCCTTAAAATGGTGGGGTGAAGTCCTACTCTTTTCTCTAGAGACATAGATGAGGCTTGGCATCAAATGGCCTGAGATGTCTTTGTCTTTGCTATTGTCTAACAAGACCTGCTCATACTCCAACTTTTCATATTAAATGCCAGCTGAGATTTATTGTAAATACCAAACAATAGATGGGAATTGCTTTTTTAACTCTGGGAATAAACTTAGATCTAtccctaaaaaataattgtgacTACTTTTTGGCTGCTTAGAAAGAATTACTTTgcaatgaaaatttaaattttttcaactCAAAATTGATCCCCCAGGTCTAATGTAAGTCATTAAGTAACAAATAACCTGAATGACAGCCGGATGATCTTGGCGAGTAAACCCATTTGTCCATTTGGTGAAAGCCGTGAGTTCCTCTTCTCCAGTAATATAATCATCAGCAACTTTTCCCCTTTCAAGAACATTATCTACCTTGACCTTCATGCTTTCATACATTTCCTATATAACATGGTCAAGAACAAGTGGTTAGGCAAATAGTCATTAGGGGTCATTGGTATAGATTGTATAGTCTCATATATATCATGAAAATAGCAATAagaatttttcctttcttcaacAATAAATCTAGAGATGCAcgaattataattttttttttttttttacaacaatgtGGACTAGCTTAATAGGTGTACAATAAAAATTGTCAATATTGTGTCTCTTACATGTGAGCTTAACTCTCACTTATTCACTAATAAGTGAGAGTTAGCGTGTGTTTGGCATTGGCTTAGAAagtcagttttttttattattcagcttatttttgtttttattcataggtctcattgcactttttagtactattcatgggttcactgtattattttagctatattttaactttatttacagtactttcagcaaaaaattttcagtttcagctaaataagctatTTCCAAACAAACAATTAAGCTCAAATGTGAGGGCCACATtactcagccaaaaaaaaaaaaaaaaaacttctcacTTATAAGTGAGATTCAACACAGTTTTTAACTTTTCCAATGAGAATTAAAGCAGTGTTCAAACTTTACCTACTAtattatgataaattattacttgtcataaatatttaaacaattagaaaattatagatttaatcatttaatcctTATTCTATCATGTTGTCCATACCTTGATCTTCTGAGTCTCAGAGCACCGAGGTTGATTTGATGCAAAATAAGCATCTGGGCTCCTGTCTACTATATTATTCTTCCTACAAAATGGTAACCAGTGGCTTGCAAATTTAGCAGCTTCCATAAAAGCAAAGAGAGTGATCTGAGAGCCCCCATCATCTGAAATATACACCGAGACCTTCTCTGCTGGATAGTCATAGGCCATAACAGATAAGGCAGTGTTCACCACGCTAATTGGTGGCTCCTTGTACGGATCTGCAGTGCATATGAACACGTCCAGTGCTGGAAAATCAGATTCATTCACAACCTGTTTGAGTTGTTCAGGGAATTCACTTCGGTAAACTGGAGTCATTCGAAAACTCTGCTGGGTAACCCACATGAAGGCAAGGAAAATATCAGAGATGAACAAGGAGAGGGAGATAAAGAAGGCGGCCAAACTGTTTGAGTGGGTGAGTTTGAGTGCATGGTGATAGAGCAAAGCTAAGATTGCACATGAATAAATTGCTGCAAATACTCGGTTCAAGGCAATGCGACGTGCTTGTCTAACTGTGTGGAAGGTAGGGGTAGAGGCGGTGGAAGAACTGGTTGTGCAGTCTCGTAGGCCCTCCATGCTTCTTGTGGTgtagtagaaaagaaaaagtatgtgATAAATTGGGTTCAATTTATAAGCCAATTTGGGAGGATATGTGCAAGTGTTATTGCCTTATTGGTCCACAGTTACACGCGAGGAGACTcgagaagaaatatatatatatatatatatatagaactgGACTCTATTATTGATTGTTGTTCTATATGTAATTAGGATGATGTTTATGTGGATGAATGTGACATGCCCCTTATAATTTGTAGGGTTTGGTTTGCTTCCAAATCAggttaatttaaaaatattatccGTTATATGAACAAAAGTAGTAGACGGAAGCCTTAACTACAATTGAATTAAGATAATGTATAGATTGAATGTAACCTGTCACATGTGTAGTTAAAGGTAACCGTAAAATACACATCtacacatatattttaaataattaccatattatattatttattgggTTATATATAGTGTCATTGGTGCAATAttcatatctatatatatatatatatatatatatattataaaacagAAGCATTTTCTTGTCACGTGGTAcaattttagactttttttttttctctctctctctaaattaacatttttcatttttcaacttTGTAGGTCCCAACTCCACTTAACACGTTTCCCATTTTCAACAAGTTGCAGCACCTTTGTCTCTAgaattttctctcattctctacTAAGAGTATTTACTCCGGTCTTCTCAGATTTTTAGTTAAAccatccccaaaaaaaaaaaaaacactcagcATTTTTTagtttagctatttttttttaaggacaaagtttaacaacaaatttaattgtaaacTAAAGCTACTCCACTCAATACCTgttttatgtgaattttgacataaaatttgcCAATGTATATACCAAGAAACATTTAATCATCAATAAACGAAATAAAAGAACCAGTCAATGCCAGTTGGTGGTTATCATGACCTAAGAGAAACAAGAACCACCACTGGcagacaaagacaaaaaaaccaTTAGCCAGTAGTCAACCACGTGGCTGACtcacatctatatataaaaagtgtcAAGGTCTGAAGAAGTAAATTTAGATTATTCAACTCTTTTCGCTTTCActtacttcattttttttctttttgtttaattttcaaattaatttggtTGGTAAATTGGCCTATTGAacatgctttttattttttattcttttatatacatatgaGCTACTCTAAAAAGAAACTGTCAATGTCGAAGTAACTGTCAATTTGGTTTATTTAACTCTTTCTGCTTtcacttgcttcttcttcttcttcactttttatttttattttttatttttttatttttaaatttggttgGTAAATTGGCCTATTGAacacactttttattttttattcttttatatacatataagctactctaaaaaaataaaatattaacacaataaattgttacaatattttcacaattgttaaggtgttaattccttataggccaaaataaaataataaaatatcatattggaactaattacatttaaaaataaaggtattgtaaaaaaaaaaaaaatgcgacatccataacatttttcacaacacttatATAACAAAGCATAGGAGGTAAAtcgttattagttctaatttaaatttaccaatgaaattatttttttgctcacCAATAGCAACCCGTAACAacatactacttatgatttgttgtgaaaatattgtaaacataacatttctcttgtgaaaatattaagacAATTTGTTGTcgtcataatatttttacaactacTAAAGTATCAATTCTTTacgaattaaaataaaatataacaaaatcatGGTATTATGAAGATGTTGTACCGTTATGTtgtgtttttggaaaaagtgTCAATGCCAAAGAAACAGtgaatttggtttattcaactctTTCCgctttcacctttttttttttttttttttttttttttttcattttcaaatttggttGGTAAATTGGCCTATTGAACacgctttttattttttattcttttatatacatatgagctactctaaaaaaaataaaatattaacacaataaattgttacaatatttccacaattgttgaggtgttaattcctaataggtcaaaataaaataataaaatattatactggAACCAATCACagctaaaaataaaaggtattataaaaaaaagtgcgacatccataacatttttcacaacactttcataacaaagtATAGgaggtaaattgttattaattctaatttaaatttactaatgaaattacttttttaatcacCAATAACAACCCGTAACAACATActatttatgatttgttatgaaaatgttgtggacatagtatttctcttataaaaatattaagacaATTTGTTGTcgtcataatatttttaaaactactAAAGTATTAATTCTttacaaatcaaaataaaatataacaaaattatagtattacGAAAATGTTGTACCATTATGTAGtgtttctagaaaaaaaaaattggtttagtCAACTTTGTTtagccaaaattcactattacacatacaattttcttaaattaactttttgtatttttttaggacaaaatttagttacaaaattggttgtagctttaagctacaaccttattcaatatatatatatatatatatatattttatattggaggtgaattttgacaaatccaccattggattatatcttattcttatatcctccatacttgcaaaatttaaaaaaattaaagatcaatagctatgccatcaataaattgtttaaattgtaaatttttgtagtttaaaattatgcataaaatataagtttatagatcatatagtaaataatatccaattgacacgaaatttgatatgcgtattaagagcgtaaagaatatgaaattcaacggttagattttcaaaatatacagtaatatttattttattgagtaaggttgtaacctaaggttacaactcacctccaataaaaaaatagggataattacactttgcccacctgtggtttgcctctaattctaTGTGCTACCTGtgatttcaattttgacactttacccacctgtgattctCACCGTGAGTGTGCTataacccacctctgttaaaattaagggtaaataggtatttttgtacaagttttatgtctctctcctcccaaaacaaaaaatagcacaaaaatgcaagagaaagaAGATCAAAAAGTGCTATTTGTCTCTCTTTCCCTTCACACAAATCTTGAACATgatgaacataaaaaaaaaaaaaaaaaaaaaaaaaaaaaaaaaaaaaaaaaaaaaaaagatcaaccTATCACTGACTTAATGAAACAtcttcaaaaaatcattaagcTATAAGATTAGCATGTCACAACTCTTTAAAATCGACACATcagattttaattttattttagtgttaaaaatttttaaaaactcagATCTGAACACCAATCTCACCATCGCATCAATGCACTGCACTTGTCTTCGGCAAGATCTCAACGCCGGAATAATCATAGCTCCGTGCAAATTATATTTCTCCAATTGTCTTACTCTTTatgtacccttttttttttctaggttaaTTTCTGTATCCAATTGATTTcattattgtattattttatttgctgGATTAGTGGATTTGGTGATGCATTTTAGGGTGAGTGGAGCCCATACCTTTAAAATGGAGAGATTAATTTTAGATGTGGTGTGGGAAGACAACGAAATTTCCTAAGCTTTTCGTTTGGTTTAACATTATATCCATggtaacaaaattcaaaaggtTTGCACTTTTGTTCATTAACCCATAATTTTGTTGCACAAACCACAGCCTTCCTTCAAGAGGTCTAAAACTAGTTGGCTATAGGGAAGGGATTGGGTTTCAGATCTGAAACGTAAGCTCCTTCATTGTGCTACTCAAGCACTACCTAGACCATACAGCTCCACCACTTCGGTGAAAGACCTCCTTAATCGAAAGCGCCTCCAAGTTTAAAAAGGGTTCACatctaagttttttatttatttaaaaaaaaaactcagatgACCAACCAGATTTTGGGCATAACCCATATTACCAGTAACTTCTAAATGCAAAACCCATATGAGATATAAGTTCCAAAAGCAAAGTCCAGATCACGAAGTGCTTGAGCAAAGTCCCAGTTGAGAAAACTCAAAAGTAAACGataatctattaaaattttatgggttatgttcaaaatttatgggtttaatttttggttaatCTTCAAGATTTCTgggtttagtttttggtttgggtttatGTTCAAAAATTCTgggtttcactttttttttttgagataatagaCAGAACTATATTAATGTAAAAGAGTAACCGTAtacaaatataaagaaaataacaatgcCTGGGCTTGCTCTAGTGAGCCAACTgaagagacaaataaaaaaagataaagcaCAAGACATATTATGTTCTTCAGATTTTTGGGaatgttcttcatgttcaaaatttgagtgagagtgttttgatcggttttggggtttgttttttacttattctgtgttagagtaacggaaagtggagaggtgggttacggcacACTCACGGTGagaatcacaggtgggtaaagtgtcaaaattgaaaccacaAGTAGGCACAtagaattagaggcaaaccacatatggataaagtgtaattatcccaaaaaaatatttagagcCCTTCTAGATAGGCTGTTTGCAAAGCCTTAATGCACATTTTAGACAAAATGTGATTTTATAAACTCTTTGGCTCCACAAAAATCAGCACGTTTGCGTTTTCAAACcccatattttttgtttttacaaaacattacAAAACTCTACTGTTTCAAAAATGCAAATTGGGTTACcgctatttttttcttcagaaaatcaaaatatcgCCAAAACGATAATTGG is a genomic window of Quercus lobata isolate SW786 chromosome 2, ValleyOak3.0 Primary Assembly, whole genome shotgun sequence containing:
- the LOC115975250 gene encoding cellulose synthase-like protein G3, with the translated sequence MEGLRDCTTSSSTASTPTFHTVRQARRIALNRVFAAIYSCAILALLYHHALKLTHSNSLAAFFISLSLFISDIFLAFMWVTQQSFRMTPVYRSEFPEQLKQVVNESDFPALDVFICTADPYKEPPISVVNTALSVMAYDYPAEKVSVYISDDGGSQITLFAFMEAAKFASHWLPFCRKNNIVDRSPDAYFASNQPRCSETQKIKEMYESMKVKVDNVLERGKVADDYITGEEELTAFTKWTNGFTRQDHPAVIQVLLDNSKDKDISGHLMPSLIYVSREKSRTSPHHFKAGALNALLRVSAVMTNAPMILTLDCDMYSNDPQTPIRVLCYLTDPKIRSTLGYIQFPQKFHGLNENDIYACEHKYMYIVNPLGMDGLSGPDYEGSGCFFCRRAFFGGPSSMISPEIPELNPHHVVAKHIQSQPILELAHKVAGCNFENSTRWGYKIGFKYGSLVEDFFTGYRLKGEGWKAIFCNPKRPAFLGDVPISLVEVLVQCKRWTVGLIEVVFSKYNPITFGTKTIGLLMGLAYAHYSFWPSWSIPITIYAFIPQLALLNGVSIFPKVSEPWFFLYVFLFLGAYGQHLLEFIFEGGTIQRWWNDQRMWMIRGLSCFLFGSLEYFLKCLGISTTSFNVTNKVVDDEQSKNYEQGVFDFGVPSPMLVSLTMSAIINLAALVRGLTEAFMGRKMEEMFVQMFIAGFVVVNSAPIYEAMVLRSDKGRMPIKTTVVSIFLALALYVLFPFTVRN